ATTAAGAATGCCATGCCGCTGCCTGGGGGAGGTCCAAAAATTTCATTGATAGGTAGGATTAAAAAGTTACTCAAGTGAGTCAGCATTACCGATATCTGATTAGCTAAAATTCCTGCGGCCAATCCAGATAAACTACTGATAACAGTGCCGATCAAATAATCTGCAGCCAATACTCGGCCTTGTATTTCCCGTGCAACTTTCTCATACCAAATTGCTGTATATGAACTGGTGATTAAGGGACTTGGTAGTGATGCACCAACGTTAGCTAGTAGCCAAAATTTTGGTTGGGCAATCAGTCCCATGGCCAATCGACTGAATCCATTGATTATAAAGCCAATAAAAATACCAGTTGTTCTTCTTTTGAAGCCTCCCCAAATACTACAAATAGTTCCTCCAACAATACCCCCCACTCCTCCGATGGCCACAATAATCCCTAAAATCTCAGTGTTTCCTCCAGTTTTTGCTAGAATCATAGGCTGGTAAATTACTTCAGTGATTCCTTCTACAAAGCTAAACAATGAAAAAATGATCAATATCTTTGATAAATTTGGATGGTTATAGATATATTTAAGTCCAAAAAATATATCGTCAACAAAATTTTCTTTCAATCGTACAACAAATAAAGTTTGGTTGGTGATTTTAGGAGATTTAATTCCGAATGCTATTGGTAGAATCAAGATCGTTATAGCGGCGATCATGAACGTTGTCATGTCAATTATTGTGATGCCAGTTAGCCCCATCACAGGAAATAAGATTCCAGCCAAAGCGGGGGCAACAATTCCGGCGCTATATGCAGTAATGGCTCCCATACTACTAGCACGAGCATGGTGTTGATAAGGAACAATTAAAGGGACCAGGGTAATATAACTAAGGGTTTGAATGTTACCAAAACAACCAATAATAGATGCAATCAGATATATATACTTAACATTAAGAATCTGTAAAAAAGCTAGGATTCCCACAGAAAATGTACATACAGCAGAGCCGATATCGCTAACAATTAGCAATTTTTTGTGAGAAAAATAATCAGTAAGGATACCAGATAAAGGTGTAATGATAATTTGCGGGAGCTGATAAAAAACTAAAATCAAAGCCACTGACATAGCAGAATTTGTCTTTTGCCATATCCATATAGTCAGAGAAAAATAAGTCATACCGCTACCAATAGACGACAGAGCCTGTCCCAAGCAAAGAGTGACAAAGGTCTTCATTTATTTTTGTAAATTAATTATTTATCAATTTCTTTTAAGTAGCTGACACTATACTGCTTGACAGAAATAAGTTCATCTCCTGAATTTCTAGCAGTCATCACTGACCC
The genomic region above belongs to Synechocystis sp. PCC 6803 substr. PCC-P and contains:
- a CDS encoding MFS transporter, translated to MKTFVTLCLGQALSSIGSGMTYFSLTIWIWQKTNSAMSVALILVFYQLPQIIITPLSGILTDYFSHKKLLIVSDIGSAVCTFSVGILAFLQILNVKYIYLIASIIGCFGNIQTLSYITLVPLIVPYQHHARASSMGAITAYSAGIVAPALAGILFPVMGLTGITIIDMTTFMIAAITILILPIAFGIKSPKITNQTLFVVRLKENFVDDIFFGLKYIYNHPNLSKILIIFSLFSFVEGITEVIYQPMILAKTGGNTEILGIIVAIGGVGGIVGGTICSIWGGFKRRTTGIFIGFIINGFSRLAMGLIAQPKFWLLANVGASLPSPLITSSYTAIWYEKVAREIQGRVLAADYLIGTVISSLSGLAAGILANQISVMLTHLSNFLILPINEIFGPPPGSGMAFLMVNCGVLAFLLGLWGLLIYQRGDD